The nucleotide sequence CTTGCAAAAGATTAGAATTAGACAACAAGAAAACAACACTGACAGGCATCAAGGAAGACCAGAGCTCACTTGGCCCCCAAGGTAGGGAACTCGCTAGGATCTCCTATGGCTGGGGCTTCAGCATAACCGCTCACTCCGCTGCCACCACCAAAACCTCCCCTAGAACCCCGTCCACGGCCCCTACCTCGACCACCAGGATTGTAATACTTTTCTCCTTCAGCCGGCTTCAGAAACTCATTAATGCTGAGCGACTACAATCACAAACATGAATTAATAACCAAGTTAATGCAAAAATTTAGTAATGCTGTGACAACTTGGGTATTCCTTTTATTAAAAATCTTAATACTGTGGTGTGAAATGACTTTCATTATCTATATGCTCAAAAAAGATAAGCACCGAGTTCCTTCACCAGTgattaagtatatatatatgagCCGATTGAGATTGTTGTATGAAACCTAAAGGTATTAACATAACAAAGCCTGAAAATTGATGAACTTAATAAGTTATCCTTATATCATGCCTAGCTGCAGTATACACCAAGTTTTTTTGTATATTTTTTCTCCTCTAATTTACTCAATCCCGATTCTCTATCTAAGTAAAATTAAGGCAGATTTTCGGTtgaaaaattttattttatcaaaTTAGTCTAGTTTTTGTTCAAACTCATGGTAGTCAATATCAGGAAAAAGACAACTATAAAAATCTTATTAGTTTCCATTTATATTATTTGAGCCAAACAAATTGATAGAAAAAGAGAAGGGGTTCAAAGACAAATTTATACTGGACATCTACAAAAAGTTAACGGgtatataaacatatataaacaATAAAACCGGCGGTACCTTTTTTGCTCGTTCCTCCTTCTCAGCAATTTCCCTTCGCTTTTCTTTGTCAGACCCCTACCACATATTTATCAAGGTTAAGTATAGTATTGATTTTCATATGTTTCAGTTAGGAAATTGAGTTGACAGAGATGTTAGGATTACAATAAAAGTTACACAACAACTCACCAGTCTCGCGAAGATTTCATCATTGCTCTTCTTGCTTGAAAGAGGTTGCATAGCTGCCAGATCTTTGTCAATTTCCACCTTCCTTTCCTCAGTCTTGAGTGCCTCCAAAGCTTTCCTTTTCTCTTCCAGAATCTTCTGGTACTCCTCTAGCGTCATCTCCTGAAATTCTCCAAAACATTAATAAAACTACTAACACTTTAAACCTTATCCAAATACCAGTTGCTATTGTTATCGAAACACTGCATGCGtatatttaaatgaaataaaacCAACATTTTTTCTCTTTCTTCAGTTTTATTTGTGCATTTAAAAAACATTATGATCGTTGCCAAGTATTTGCTTGATCTTCAGTTTTTTTTTCAACTTAGTTCCTTTGGTCCAAATGCCTAATTTGTAGCCAAAGGGCACTTCTTCTCTTGACAAAGGTAAGAGTCATTATTATGTACTAATGATATTTTATTATTATGCAATAACGGTATTGCATATCTGGACAAAGTGAAGATGCCACCTAAACATTATAAAGCAAGATTTTATACAACAATGGAAGTTAAAGAACTAAAGAAAGCCGGATTGTTAAATACATCCCTTTTTACCTTCATATGGCAAATAATCCTCAAATATTTAAACTTTTTCCTAAGGCCAAGACAACAAACACATTTTTAGGCAAACTTGGTACTAAATTTAAACACCTAAAATGTTGTTTTTTTCTTATATAGCGGGGAGGGGGTGTTACGATGCGAGTATATTAGAAAATGTATAAACTAATGAATCATAACCTCAGGCTCCTTTTCTTCAGGTTCATTTGTTGGTTTCTCCTTGTTTCCATCTGGAGCATCATCCTCAACTGAAGGTTTATCAGTATCTACCTTTTTCTCACCTTCAATTGTAACTTCCTCAGGTACCCTGAACCCGAGACAGAGAAATGCAATatatacaaaaaaattataaGGCAAGTAGAGAGTTTGTCAAGTTTGTAACTGTATGGGGATGAAAATCTCACTGAGACAATTCATCAGTCTGTGATCCCCAGTTGCCTCGACCAGATCCTTCACGTTTGTATTCATTTCTACAAATGGGGAGGTAATATAGAAAATATATTAGAGAGTACAAACAAAATTCAGTACTGTCGAACTTAATCTCGATCAACAATGAACAATAGAAGTGTAGATATAACACAAGTGCAAGGGAAGAAAATCCAATAAAAACAATAAGAGGCAATGCATTACCCTCGTCCTGTTCCGCTCCGACGCTCAAACACCCTGCGAGGGCGATCACCCTCTCCTCCATTAATGTGACCACCACGACGTTCACCACGAAAACCACTATGTGGTCCATCATAACCACCATGTCTTTCAAAAGTCCTTCCAGAATCAGTTTCTCTAATTGCAGCTTGACCCCCACTTGATCCACCGTTCCCAAAGGGTTTCTCAATTCTGCTGGAGTCTCTATCATACCCACCTCCATCACGGCGATCATATCCACCTCCGCGGCGATCATATCCACCAACACCACCATCACGGCGGCCGTATCCACGGCCACCCCCGCCGCCGCCACGACCACCCCCACGCGCACCTTCACTCGTAGCCTCCTTCACTGCACAAAATATTCATACAACTTGGTTAGAAATTAGAAGTGGAAAATAATGCACATCAAATGAACGATTAAATACTAACTATAAACTTGCATCAACCAAATATTGTAAGCATCAAAGTCAAATTTAGTAGTTTTTATCGCATGAATGTATAAAATTATTAACTGCGTCCAAATTAACTTCACTTCAATGAAATGCTCTAATTAATTTCTCTATATTAGATACTATCTTCTCTTCCTAAAA is from Apium graveolens cultivar Ventura unplaced genomic scaffold, ASM990537v1 ctg3266, whole genome shotgun sequence and encodes:
- the LOC141701044 gene encoding RGG repeats nuclear RNA binding protein A-like — its product is MATANPFDLLGDDDNDDVLHLIALQHQKKSVADKLVDKSAKPAADKSAKPAAKLPSKPLPPAQAVKEATSEGARGGGRGGGGGGRGYGRRDGGVGGYDRRGGGYDRRDGGGYDRDSSRIEKPFGNGGSSGGQAAIRETDSGRTFERHGGYDGPHSGFRGERRGGHINGGEGDRPRRVFERRSGTGRGNEYKREGSGRGNWGSQTDELSQVPEEVTIEGEKKVDTDKPSVEDDAPDGNKEKPTNEPEEKEPEEMTLEEYQKILEEKRKALEALKTEERKVEIDKDLAAMQPLSSKKSNDEIFARLGSDKEKRREIAEKEERAKKSLSINEFLKPAEGEKYYNPGGRGRGRGRGSRGGFGGGSGVSGYAEAPAIGDPSEFPTLGAK